A region of Maridesulfovibrio sp. DNA encodes the following proteins:
- a CDS encoding SLC13 family permease, with translation MPITPDIILVLAVLLLVVIFFVFEWVRVDMVGIMVMVSLPLLGLVTPQQAISGLSSNAVVSIIAVIIIGAGLDKTGVMNKLAQFILKFAGHDEKKITSMVSATVAGISGFMQNIGAAALFMPAARRISIQTGVPASHILLPMAFCAIIGGTLTLVGSSPLILLNDLLTVRGVSYEHFGMFSMTPIGIILVISALLYFNLFGRWILPYSKPGKVRGPLSPLLDQTYHNVGDIYEMIIPANGFNEQCLSELRIRSDYACSVLASYNPVTHKRNVAPRPEDTLCPGDTIAVIGEEIFIKRLADDFGWTYSHELKVFADDLGPTNSGIMEGIVSPRSQLVGRTVAEIQLRKKYGVVPLAVFSGHEMIISDLSDLVVSEGTALLLHGKWSVFHQLKDQNDLVFTEPVRGEPMREEKALWALGCLLVSLFMILVLDIQLSISLLFGAMAMILGRVLTIDEAYRSVDWMTVFLLAGLIPLGLAFENTGAAKMIADMLMNAVGVPSSTVLLICIGLLTSFFTLFTSNVGATVLLVPLSMNLALSCGTDPRVAAMTVALAASNTFILPTHQVNALVMRPAGLKAVDYLRAGAGMTVIFMIVLVAGMQVFF, from the coding sequence ATGCCCATCACTCCTGACATTATTCTTGTCCTTGCTGTCCTTTTATTAGTTGTGATTTTCTTTGTTTTTGAATGGGTGCGCGTGGATATGGTAGGTATTATGGTCATGGTCAGCCTGCCTTTGCTTGGGCTGGTCACTCCGCAGCAGGCAATAAGTGGATTGAGCAGTAATGCTGTCGTATCCATCATTGCGGTTATCATTATTGGTGCCGGGCTTGATAAGACCGGGGTCATGAATAAGCTGGCCCAGTTTATCCTGAAGTTTGCCGGGCATGATGAGAAGAAGATCACTTCAATGGTTTCTGCAACTGTCGCAGGGATTTCCGGTTTTATGCAGAATATCGGTGCCGCTGCTTTGTTCATGCCTGCGGCGCGTCGCATTTCCATTCAGACCGGTGTTCCGGCTTCCCATATTCTGTTGCCCATGGCTTTCTGTGCCATCATCGGCGGAACGTTGACTCTGGTTGGTTCAAGTCCGCTTATCCTGCTTAATGATCTGCTTACAGTCCGTGGTGTTTCATATGAGCATTTCGGTATGTTCAGTATGACACCTATAGGGATTATTCTGGTCATTTCCGCGTTGCTGTATTTTAATCTTTTTGGGAGGTGGATTCTTCCCTACAGCAAGCCCGGAAAGGTTCGTGGGCCGCTTTCACCGTTGCTGGATCAAACCTATCATAATGTAGGCGACATTTATGAAATGATAATTCCTGCAAATGGTTTCAATGAACAATGTCTTTCCGAATTGCGGATCCGTTCAGATTATGCATGCTCTGTCTTAGCTTCTTATAACCCGGTCACCCACAAAAGAAATGTTGCGCCGCGTCCTGAAGATACACTGTGTCCCGGTGATACTATTGCAGTAATCGGCGAGGAGATATTTATCAAAAGATTGGCTGATGATTTTGGGTGGACATATTCGCATGAGCTGAAAGTTTTTGCAGATGACCTTGGTCCGACAAATTCGGGAATCATGGAAGGGATAGTTTCCCCCCGGTCACAATTAGTCGGCAGGACTGTTGCTGAAATCCAGTTGCGTAAGAAATACGGGGTTGTGCCTCTGGCTGTTTTCAGTGGGCATGAGATGATTATCAGCGATCTTTCAGATCTGGTTGTCAGCGAAGGAACCGCTTTACTTCTGCATGGGAAGTGGAGTGTCTTTCACCAGTTGAAAGACCAGAATGACCTTGTTTTTACCGAACCTGTCCGCGGCGAACCCATGCGTGAGGAAAAGGCTTTATGGGCGCTGGGGTGTCTTTTGGTTTCCCTGTTTATGATTCTGGTGCTGGATATTCAGCTTTCCATCTCGCTGCTGTTCGGTGCAATGGCGATGATTTTAGGCCGTGTACTCACCATTGATGAAGCTTACCGGTCCGTGGACTGGATGACTGTTTTTTTGCTGGCCGGATTGATACCGCTCGGGTTGGCCTTTGAGAATACCGGGGCTGCAAAGATGATTGCAGATATGCTTATGAATGCTGTAGGAGTTCCGTCATCCACGGTACTGCTCATCTGTATCGGGTTGCTTACTTCTTTTTTTACCCTGTTTACTTCCAATGTAGGGGCCACAGTTTTGCTGGTCCCATTATCAATGAACCTTGCCCTTTCCTGCGGGACCGATCCTCGGGTTGCGGCCATGACCGTGGCCCTGGCTGCTTCCAATACTTTTATTCTGCCAACGCATCAGGTTAATGCTTTGGTTATGCGTCCTGCAGGTTTGAAAGCAGTGGATTATCTGCGGGCCGGGGCCGGAATGACGGTTATTTTTATGATTGTGCTGGTGGCGGGGATGCAGGTCTTTTTTTAG